Proteins from one bacterium genomic window:
- a CDS encoding SRPBCC domain-containing protein → MKVLILLGVMMMSTVKVVDAQITDRKIVKTRTVNLSPDSVWWKWTTREGLLTFFGIDNNVRLSVDGPYEIFFGVEKNERIGSNGCKVLSYIPKEMLSFTWNAPPLYPDIRNSNDYTWVVIYFKPAGNNRTEVTLQHYGWRQGGDWDKVYDYFDKAWSRVLDNLEKSTHTY, encoded by the coding sequence ATGAAAGTTTTGATTTTATTAGGAGTGATGATGATGTCTACAGTTAAGGTTGTCGATGCGCAAATCACCGACCGGAAGATTGTCAAAACCCGGACGGTGAATTTATCGCCGGATTCTGTTTGGTGGAAATGGACAACACGTGAAGGTCTTTTAACGTTTTTTGGAATCGATAACAATGTTCGTTTAAGCGTAGACGGGCCGTATGAAATATTTTTCGGCGTCGAAAAAAACGAACGCATTGGTTCCAACGGCTGTAAAGTATTATCGTACATTCCTAAAGAAATGTTGTCGTTCACCTGGAATGCACCACCGCTTTATCCGGATATTCGTAACAGCAATGACTACACCTGGGTGGTTATTTATTTCAAACCTGCCGGAAACAACCGGACAGAAGTTACGCTTCAGCACTACGGTTGGCGGCAAGGAGGCGATTGGGATAAAGTTTACGATTATTTCGATAAAGCCTGGAGCCGCGTGTTGGATAATCTTGAAAAAAGTACGCATACCTATTAA
- a CDS encoding electron transfer flavoprotein-ubiquinone oxidoreductase → MADIQRDVMDMDVLFVGAGPSGLAGAYHLARLIKQHNEAIDKGKQGQKINLENGIGILEKGRNVGDHMLSGAVMDPIAIKELIPDYIEKGFPIESEVIGESVYFLTQKSKFKFPILPPTLQNHGNLICSLNKVAEWLAEQINGEFGDMINIFPEFPGKEVLYDGDKVLGIRTGDKGLDAHGNPKSNFEPGVDIHAKITILGEGPRGSLTKQLVPRLKLDEGRNPQVYGTGVKEIWEIPAGRLKKGMVVHTAGWPLASDHYGGSWLYMMSDTMCSLGFVSALDYSNPTFDPHGAFTLFKTHPYISGLLEGGKMLTYGAKTVSEGGYWSMPKLYADGVMLIGESGGFINISRLKGIHLAIKSGMLAAETAFEALQKNDYSSTTLKAFDEKFKASWAYKELWGSRNWRQNFTGSFYTGMIKAGMQIYLTGGGTKNRTPIAVDYKHMKKKSEAAAPIDKVKADEKLTFQKLTDVYYSGTKHEEHQPCHLVIGPKDLADICNTRCKEEYGNPCQHFCPAQVYEMVESEPGKATQLRINFSNCVHCKTCDIADPYQVITWVTPEGGGGPVYKNM, encoded by the coding sequence ATGGCCGATATTCAACGCGATGTAATGGACATGGATGTATTATTTGTCGGAGCAGGGCCTTCCGGACTGGCCGGCGCATATCATCTGGCACGACTCATCAAACAACACAATGAAGCAATTGACAAAGGCAAACAGGGACAAAAAATTAATCTCGAAAACGGTATTGGCATTCTGGAAAAAGGCCGCAATGTTGGCGATCACATGCTTAGCGGCGCCGTCATGGATCCGATTGCGATCAAGGAATTGATTCCCGATTATATTGAAAAAGGATTTCCCATCGAAAGCGAGGTAATTGGCGAGTCGGTATATTTTCTTACTCAAAAAAGCAAATTCAAGTTTCCAATTCTCCCTCCGACATTGCAGAATCACGGTAATCTTATTTGTTCGCTCAATAAAGTAGCGGAATGGCTGGCCGAACAGATTAACGGCGAATTCGGTGATATGATCAATATCTTTCCGGAATTTCCTGGTAAAGAAGTCTTATATGATGGCGATAAGGTGTTGGGTATTCGCACGGGCGATAAAGGACTGGATGCACACGGAAATCCTAAATCGAATTTTGAACCCGGCGTCGATATTCATGCCAAAATTACGATCTTAGGAGAAGGTCCGCGTGGCAGCTTGACCAAACAGCTTGTTCCGCGTCTTAAATTAGATGAAGGAAGAAATCCGCAAGTTTACGGAACCGGCGTGAAAGAGATTTGGGAAATCCCGGCCGGTCGCCTGAAAAAAGGAATGGTCGTTCATACGGCCGGTTGGCCGCTTGCGTCCGATCACTATGGCGGTAGTTGGCTCTATATGATGAGCGATACGATGTGTTCACTAGGATTTGTTTCGGCATTGGATTATAGCAATCCAACGTTTGATCCGCATGGAGCGTTTACTTTATTTAAAACCCACCCTTACATCAGTGGGCTGCTTGAAGGCGGAAAAATGCTGACTTATGGAGCCAAAACAGTTTCAGAAGGCGGTTATTGGTCAATGCCGAAATTGTACGCTGACGGTGTAATGCTGATCGGTGAATCGGGAGGATTTATCAATATCTCGAGACTAAAAGGCATTCATCTGGCTATCAAATCCGGAATGCTTGCTGCAGAAACGGCATTTGAAGCGCTGCAAAAAAATGATTATTCATCAACTACATTGAAGGCATTTGACGAAAAATTTAAAGCCAGCTGGGCATATAAAGAATTATGGGGTTCACGTAACTGGCGGCAAAATTTTACAGGTAGTTTTTATACCGGCATGATAAAAGCCGGTATGCAGATTTATCTGACCGGTGGCGGCACGAAGAATCGTACTCCGATCGCTGTAGATTACAAACACATGAAGAAAAAGTCCGAAGCCGCTGCGCCAATTGATAAAGTCAAGGCGGATGAAAAACTGACATTTCAGAAATTGACAGACGTTTATTATTCCGGTACCAAACATGAAGAACATCAGCCGTGTCACCTTGTGATCGGACCAAAGGATCTGGCTGATATTTGTAATACGCGTTGTAAAGAAGAATATGGCAACCCATGCCAGCATTTTTGTCCTGCTCAAGTATACGAGATGGTTGAATCGGAACCGGGAAAAGCTACTCAACTTCGGATCAATTTTTCAAATTGCGTTCATTGCAAGACATGCGATATTGCCGACCCGTATCAGGTTATTACTTGGGTAACTCCTGAAGGCGGTGGGGGTCCTGTTTATAAAAATATGTAA
- a CDS encoding beta-lactamase family protein — MLKSFLIFLCFSVSVLRYTYAQTNTVETVPQLIDSVQKIMKRNNISGLMLTLVTRDSVIFSGGVGFADLKNQIPANEHHLFRMGSVSKSFAALAILQLVEQGKLSLEDHLRDIAPEVIFENEWETTNPLKVVHLLEHTTGFDDMHFSAMYNSETNELPLREMLHKHENSMHCRWKPGSRFSYSNSGYVVLTYLIEKFSGQNYHDYMAQHILGPIGMTESNFVSFIPSGKEADYAKGYSWEDNGYVDIGFNPINGAAAGTLNSNALDMARFVQCLLNSGRIGDTTIVKPASIDRMETSASSLASRSGQHNGYGLANFRRRQGSWAWMQGHTGGIDGFSSYYGYNRKYGVGFAVSNNAMESNKEIITLVADFLTRNLDKPVPVTSALDRTFVEPYLGFYSFASPRNEFLAFAECLINGFNLYLENDTLTVKTLFDKPVKLIPASANTFYRGDRVESDAIMTKDENGQLVYIYDAYYYEKSSAFMFWLRLGGILGSFVLLITYILYTLVWLIRIKSLSREEIFVRLWPLAAIVTFAAAIFCFNGMLDPLMDGGQFNWKTAGYALFSALWMVESLASFIVIFRGFSFVRRKFTALYITAVIAANGILSVYFLINGMIGKCFWLY; from the coding sequence ATGTTAAAATCATTTTTAATATTTTTGTGCTTCAGTGTATCTGTTCTCCGGTACACCTACGCTCAAACCAATACCGTCGAAACAGTTCCCCAATTAATCGATTCCGTACAAAAAATCATGAAACGCAACAACATTTCCGGGCTTATGCTGACACTGGTAACCCGTGACTCCGTAATATTTTCCGGTGGTGTCGGGTTCGCTGACCTTAAAAACCAGATCCCTGCCAACGAACATCACCTCTTTCGTATGGGTTCGGTTAGCAAAAGTTTTGCTGCATTGGCGATCTTGCAATTAGTCGAGCAAGGCAAATTATCTCTTGAAGATCATCTGCGCGATATTGCTCCGGAAGTGATTTTTGAAAACGAATGGGAAACTACTAATCCTTTGAAAGTCGTACATCTATTGGAACATACGACAGGTTTTGACGATATGCATTTCTCTGCAATGTATAATTCAGAAACTAACGAATTGCCATTGCGCGAAATGCTGCACAAACACGAAAATTCCATGCACTGTCGGTGGAAACCCGGATCACGATTTTCATATTCCAATTCCGGCTATGTCGTTCTCACCTATCTAATTGAAAAATTTTCCGGACAAAACTATCACGATTATATGGCACAACATATTTTAGGTCCGATAGGTATGACTGAAAGCAATTTTGTTTCATTTATTCCATCCGGAAAAGAAGCTGACTACGCCAAAGGTTACTCATGGGAAGACAACGGATATGTCGACATAGGATTCAATCCTATCAATGGAGCGGCTGCCGGTACATTGAATTCCAACGCTCTTGACATGGCCCGTTTTGTACAATGCTTGCTCAATTCCGGACGCATCGGCGATACCACGATCGTTAAACCGGCGTCGATTGACCGAATGGAAACATCGGCCTCATCGCTGGCTTCTCGTTCAGGACAGCACAACGGATATGGATTAGCCAATTTTCGCAGAAGACAAGGATCGTGGGCATGGATGCAAGGACATACAGGCGGCATTGACGGATTTAGTTCGTACTATGGATACAACCGGAAATACGGCGTTGGATTTGCCGTCTCCAATAATGCGATGGAGTCTAACAAAGAGATTATTACACTTGTCGCGGATTTTCTAACGCGTAATTTAGACAAGCCTGTGCCTGTAACCTCAGCGCTCGACAGAACGTTTGTTGAGCCCTATCTCGGCTTCTACTCTTTTGCCAGTCCCCGTAACGAATTTTTGGCTTTCGCCGAGTGCCTGATCAACGGATTCAATCTATATTTAGAAAACGATACTCTGACTGTCAAAACACTTTTTGACAAACCCGTCAAACTTATTCCGGCATCAGCCAATACTTTCTATCGCGGTGATCGAGTTGAATCCGACGCGATCATGACCAAAGATGAAAATGGGCAATTGGTGTACATTTACGATGCGTATTATTACGAAAAATCATCTGCATTTATGTTCTGGCTGAGATTAGGCGGAATTTTGGGATCATTTGTTTTACTGATTACGTACATTCTCTACACATTGGTTTGGCTTATTCGGATCAAATCGCTTTCGCGTGAAGAAATTTTTGTCAGGCTTTGGCCCTTAGCCGCTATCGTGACGTTTGCAGCCGCGATCTTTTGCTTCAATGGCATGCTTGACCCGTTGATGGATGGCGGACAATTTAATTGGAAGACCGCTGGTTACGCTCTTTTTTCGGCGTTATGGATGGTAGAGTCTCTCGCAAGTTTTATTGTAATATTTCGCGGCTTCTCGTTCGTACGAAGGAAATTTACAGCCCTATATATCACAGCCGTGATTGCGGCAAACGGAATTCTGTCAGTTTATTTTCTTATCAATGGAATGATCGGAAAATGTTTCTGGTTGTATTAA
- a CDS encoding DUF4097 family beta strand repeat-containing protein has translation MKILVTLIGVLVLATGTYAYEKTEKLTLPREGIDLLKIDCGSGFLIVEGKGETIEVTAEIQIDGWDQKEAEEFIKKTVTLVLKKTQSTAFLRSEIEQGHLYNYVNASINLTVYVPKDIALDIDDGSGSIKVTNMSSNVSIDDGSGNIDIHDITGRVTIDDGSGEIMIAAIQGDVSVEDGSGYLSITDIEGNVKVDDASGDIDIDRVSGNVTIVSEGSGGCRIRNVKGQVARFDD, from the coding sequence ATGAAAATATTAGTGACCTTAATTGGCGTGTTGGTACTTGCAACCGGTACTTATGCGTATGAAAAAACGGAAAAACTTACTTTACCGCGTGAAGGCATTGATTTGCTGAAGATTGATTGCGGATCGGGATTTCTCATCGTCGAAGGGAAAGGCGAAACCATCGAAGTCACGGCAGAAATTCAGATCGATGGATGGGATCAGAAGGAAGCGGAAGAATTTATCAAAAAAACAGTCACTCTTGTGCTCAAAAAAACGCAAAGTACGGCTTTTTTACGAAGTGAGATCGAGCAAGGCCATCTGTATAACTACGTCAATGCCAGTATTAATCTGACTGTTTACGTACCGAAAGACATTGCGCTGGATATCGACGATGGCTCCGGTTCGATCAAAGTAACGAATATGAGCAGCAACGTCAGTATCGACGACGGTTCCGGCAATATTGACATTCACGACATTACCGGCCGTGTAACGATCGATGACGGCTCAGGTGAAATTATGATTGCCGCGATACAAGGCGACGTCTCCGTCGAAGACGGCTCAGGCTATTTATCAATAACCGACATCGAAGGTAACGTCAAAGTCGACGATGCATCCGGCGATATCGATATCGACAGAGTTTCCGGCAACGTCACGATTGTCTCCGAAGGAAGCGGAGGTTGCCGCATCCGCAACGTCAAAGGTCAGGTGGCTCGGTTCGATGATTAA
- a CDS encoding helix-turn-helix domain-containing protein, producing MKFLHFKPSPFLKNYVREYWILEDPSPETQSFQRLIPFGAFEWIFTLGAPTLEQFPGQSVQQQAPIFLTGQFLTPVFLKHTGPFHVVGVSFHPWAGTLITGDSAKFFTNASVDWSLINPKDSAELHERIISTGAKGAIRILENYLHMRLSSHRSDPVVMSLAQLILQNPVDFAFSQWTHRFGLSRRRVEQKFIDSVGITAGTLSKKSRLHHTIKMISRFPEKTLTEIALESGYYDQAHCIRDFKMFTGLTPGQYVKENYPLRKPIEELVGA from the coding sequence ATGAAATTTTTACATTTCAAACCTTCGCCGTTCCTGAAAAACTATGTCCGGGAATACTGGATACTCGAAGACCCGTCGCCCGAAACGCAATCATTTCAGCGCCTGATACCTTTCGGCGCTTTTGAATGGATTTTCACGCTGGGCGCACCGACGCTTGAACAATTTCCCGGGCAATCGGTGCAGCAGCAAGCGCCGATTTTTCTGACTGGACAATTTCTTACGCCCGTATTTTTAAAACACACTGGACCGTTTCATGTTGTAGGCGTCAGTTTTCATCCATGGGCCGGAACACTGATTACCGGAGATTCAGCCAAATTTTTTACCAACGCTTCAGTCGATTGGTCATTGATCAATCCAAAAGATTCGGCTGAATTGCATGAACGTATTATTTCAACCGGCGCCAAGGGCGCTATCCGTATTCTGGAAAATTATTTGCATATGCGATTAAGCTCGCACCGCTCTGATCCGGTTGTCATGTCGCTAGCGCAATTAATTTTACAAAACCCGGTTGATTTTGCATTTAGTCAATGGACACATAGGTTTGGTTTATCGCGACGAAGGGTCGAGCAAAAATTTATCGACAGTGTAGGAATTACCGCAGGAACTTTGTCTAAAAAATCCAGGCTCCATCACACGATAAAAATGATCAGCCGTTTTCCTGAAAAAACTCTGACCGAAATTGCGTTAGAAAGCGGCTATTACGATCAAGCACACTGCATTCGTGATTTTAAAATGTTCACAGGCCTTACACCCGGGCAATATGTAAAAGAAAACTATCCTCTGCGCAAACCTATTGAAGAATTGGTCGGCGCATAA
- a CDS encoding MBL fold metallo-hydrolase, with the protein MKNRIGLLGLLMLLQSAWAQEPYEIQKIADGVYVFIAEDPTKDVVNGNSVLVIGDDGVLIFDSGTSLREARWMIKEIKKLTTKPVKFVVNSHWHWDHWIGNQVFVEAYPGCQIIAHSSTRSAMMYQYPRFVKQALATQDQVIATYKKEIETGKHDGGDSLTLSEKKRWARTYADLVRDSAETRQYKETLPTMTFDKKLTLYIGSREIQLVFLGNANTRGDAAMLLPAEKILITGDILVSPVPYAFGVSPRSWINVLKTIAAMDVKMIVPGHGMVQTDKSYVQNVIALFESSYEQVAAGRRKGLNAKDAVAKVDLEKFRKIFAGNDDAKNWAFTNYYVTPMLDRMYKELGGELGE; encoded by the coding sequence ATGAAAAATCGTATTGGTCTTTTGGGGTTGCTAATGCTTTTGCAATCGGCGTGGGCGCAAGAACCGTACGAAATTCAAAAAATTGCAGACGGCGTATATGTATTCATTGCGGAAGATCCCACGAAAGATGTTGTCAATGGCAATTCGGTTCTGGTGATAGGCGATGACGGCGTGCTGATATTCGATTCAGGAACAAGTTTACGCGAAGCCAGGTGGATGATCAAAGAGATAAAAAAACTGACGACCAAACCCGTAAAATTTGTTGTAAATTCGCACTGGCATTGGGATCATTGGATTGGTAATCAGGTTTTTGTAGAAGCGTATCCCGGATGCCAGATTATTGCGCATAGCAGTACGCGTTCCGCCATGATGTATCAATATCCGCGATTTGTCAAACAAGCCCTTGCAACGCAAGATCAGGTGATTGCCACGTACAAAAAAGAAATCGAAACGGGCAAACATGACGGCGGCGATTCCCTGACATTATCTGAAAAAAAACGATGGGCGCGGACGTATGCCGATCTCGTCAGAGATTCTGCTGAAACCCGGCAATACAAGGAAACGTTACCGACGATGACGTTTGATAAAAAACTGACTTTGTACATAGGATCGCGCGAAATTCAGTTGGTTTTTCTGGGTAATGCGAATACACGCGGGGACGCAGCGATGCTTCTGCCCGCAGAAAAAATCTTGATAACCGGCGATATTCTGGTGTCTCCGGTTCCTTACGCCTTCGGTGTATCGCCGCGCAGTTGGATTAATGTTTTAAAAACTATTGCTGCAATGGATGTGAAGATGATCGTACCGGGCCACGGTATGGTACAAACAGATAAATCGTATGTTCAAAATGTGATTGCGTTGTTTGAATCGAGTTACGAACAAGTTGCTGCCGGGAGACGAAAAGGGCTCAACGCGAAAGACGCCGTGGCAAAAGTCGATCTCGAAAAATTCCGTAAAATTTTTGCCGGTAACGACGATGCAAAAAACTGGGCGTTTACAAATTATTATGTTACGCCAATGCTGGACAGGATGTACAAAGAGCTCGGTGGAGAATTAGGGGAATAA